From Bradyrhizobium sp. NDS-1, the proteins below share one genomic window:
- a CDS encoding TRAP transporter small permease: protein MTDPHVADHEHEAVGRPSTGLLSRINAPIARIGMYLSVAGLLVIVTIVFYQVFGRYVLNSSPTWTENLALVLILYVTLIGAAVGVRDAGHIGMDSLLVMLPDHMREKIELVIHVLVAVFGIAMAYNGWILGSSVGTVKIPNLGLPEVIRYVPLIASGLLIVSFSIEHIMALLRGEEVVPSWN from the coding sequence ATGACAGACCCACACGTCGCAGATCATGAGCATGAGGCGGTCGGACGACCGTCCACCGGCTTGCTGTCACGGATCAACGCTCCAATTGCTCGCATCGGCATGTATCTGTCCGTGGCCGGCCTGCTCGTCATCGTCACCATCGTGTTCTATCAGGTGTTCGGGCGCTACGTTCTCAATTCCAGCCCGACCTGGACGGAGAACCTTGCACTGGTTCTGATCCTCTATGTCACGCTGATCGGGGCCGCGGTCGGCGTGCGCGATGCCGGACACATCGGCATGGATAGTCTGCTGGTCATGCTTCCGGATCATATGCGGGAGAAGATCGAGCTCGTGATCCACGTCCTGGTGGCCGTGTTCGGCATTGCGATGGCCTATAACGGCTGGATCCTCGGGTCTTCGGTCGGCACCGTGAAGATCCCCAATCTCGGCCTGCCCGAGGTGATCCGCTACGTGCCGCTCATCGCCTCCGGTCTCCTGATCGTTTCCTTTTCCATCGAGCACATCATGGCTCTCTTGCGCGGCGAAGAGGTCGTCCCCTCATGGAACTGA
- a CDS encoding ABC transporter permease, with product MNHEPLLLATPSGDVLNLRPEGPWTAANVVTLETLSRSVGPDVDRSRVVTMDMSGVSALDTLGAWVLEKLSRRASSSGRSTEFVGVADHFSGLMDEVRQVNRNAPAPTAAPNPVLARLGDFGKSTVGAREDVTIFLQMLGALFMAVIGVLRRPRSLRLTSLVYQLYRIGWQAIPIVALITFLIGAIIAQQGFFHFRRFGAESYTVDMVGILVLRELGVLIVAIMVAGRSGSAYTAELGSMKMREEIDALSTMGLDPVEVLILPRVLALIIALPILTFIGSIAALYGGGLVAQFYGDMGPAIYIARLHEAITVTHFEVGILKAPFMALVIGIVACSEGLRVKGSAESLGRQTTTSVVKSIFLVIVLDGLFAIFFASIGM from the coding sequence GTGAACCACGAACCGCTGTTGCTCGCAACGCCGTCCGGCGACGTGCTGAACTTGCGTCCCGAAGGGCCCTGGACCGCCGCGAATGTGGTCACGCTCGAGACGTTGTCGCGGTCGGTGGGACCCGACGTCGATCGGTCGCGCGTCGTCACCATGGACATGTCGGGCGTCAGCGCGCTCGACACGCTCGGGGCCTGGGTCCTGGAAAAGCTGTCTCGCAGGGCTTCGTCATCCGGCAGATCGACCGAGTTCGTCGGTGTCGCCGATCATTTCAGTGGGCTGATGGACGAGGTACGTCAGGTCAACCGCAATGCGCCGGCGCCGACGGCTGCGCCCAATCCGGTGCTGGCGAGGCTCGGCGATTTCGGAAAATCTACGGTTGGCGCGCGGGAAGACGTCACGATCTTCCTCCAGATGCTCGGCGCATTGTTCATGGCGGTGATCGGTGTGCTGCGACGGCCGCGTTCGCTGCGGTTGACGTCGCTGGTGTATCAGCTTTACCGCATCGGGTGGCAGGCGATTCCCATCGTCGCGCTGATCACCTTCCTGATCGGCGCCATCATCGCCCAGCAGGGCTTCTTCCATTTCCGCAGATTCGGCGCGGAGTCCTACACCGTCGACATGGTCGGCATCCTGGTGCTGCGTGAGCTCGGCGTGCTGATCGTCGCCATCATGGTCGCCGGCCGGTCGGGAAGCGCCTACACCGCCGAGCTCGGCTCGATGAAGATGCGCGAGGAGATCGACGCGCTCTCGACCATGGGGCTCGATCCCGTCGAAGTCCTGATCCTGCCGCGCGTTCTGGCCCTCATCATTGCGCTGCCGATTCTCACCTTCATCGGATCGATTGCCGCGCTCTATGGCGGCGGTCTCGTCGCGCAGTTCTATGGCGACATGGGGCCGGCGATCTACATCGCGCGGCTGCACGAGGCCATCACAGTCACACATTTCGAGGTGGGCATCCTGAAGGCGCCGTTCATGGCGCTGGTGATCGGGATCGTGGCCTGCAGCGAGGGATTGCGCGTCAAGGGCAGCGCGGAGTCGCTCGGACGGCAGACCACGACGTCGGTGGTGAAGTCGATCTTCCTGGTGATCGTGCTCGACGGCCTGTTCGCGATCTTCTTCGCGTCGATCGGAATGTGA
- a CDS encoding helix-turn-helix domain-containing protein gives MKPSVVTIEPSGHFCDDCAVRGAAVCSSLDAAELREFEHLGRRVHFGSGETVFSEEDITSSFYNVLEGVMRLYKLLPDGRRQIVGFALPGDFLGMNLSGRHNFSADAIGAVTVCQFGKAPFGRFIEDRPQLLRRINELAVRELSQARDHMVLLGRRSADEKVAAFLLGWRGRLVAHNGLSDTVPLPMSRQDIADYLGLTIETVSRTFTKLERHGVIEIIHGGISLLDPARAEALAAA, from the coding sequence ATGAAGCCTTCCGTGGTCACGATTGAGCCGAGCGGGCACTTCTGCGACGATTGCGCCGTGCGAGGAGCGGCGGTTTGTTCGTCACTGGATGCGGCCGAGCTCAGGGAGTTCGAACATCTGGGACGCCGCGTTCATTTTGGCTCCGGCGAGACCGTGTTCTCCGAGGAGGACATCACCAGTTCGTTCTACAACGTTCTCGAAGGCGTCATGCGTCTGTACAAGCTGCTGCCCGACGGCCGGCGACAGATCGTGGGCTTTGCCTTGCCCGGCGATTTCCTGGGGATGAATTTGTCCGGCCGGCACAATTTTTCTGCCGATGCGATCGGCGCGGTCACCGTGTGCCAGTTCGGCAAAGCGCCGTTCGGCCGCTTCATCGAAGACCGGCCGCAGCTGCTCAGGCGGATCAACGAGCTGGCCGTTCGCGAGTTGAGCCAGGCGCGCGACCATATGGTCCTGCTCGGCCGCCGCTCCGCCGACGAGAAAGTCGCAGCCTTTCTGCTCGGCTGGCGTGGACGGCTGGTCGCGCACAATGGGCTGTCCGATACGGTCCCGCTTCCGATGAGCCGTCAGGACATCGCCGACTATCTCGGCCTGACCATCGAAACCGTCAGTCGCACCTTCACCAAGCTGGAGCGTCACGGCGTGATCGAGATCATTCACGGCGGCATCAGCCTGCTCGATCCTGCGCGCGCCGAAGCGCTGGCCGCAGCCTGA
- a CDS encoding TRAP transporter substrate-binding protein — protein MKTLTGIITAVALALSAPLATARDFRSADVHPADYPTVEAVKFMGKQLAAASGGKLGVKVFPNGALGSEKDTIEQLKIGALDMMRINASPLNNFVPETIALCLPFVFRDTQHMRTVLDGPIGDEILAAMAPAGLVGLAYYDSGARSIYTVKAPVKSLADLKGLKIRVQQSDLWVGMIQSLGANPTPMPYGEVYTALKTGLVDAAENNWPSYESSRHFEAAKFYNITEHSLAPEVLVMSKKVWDTLSKEDQAMVRKAAKESVPVMRKLWDEREQASRKTVEAAGVQVVTIANKQEFVDAMKPVYQKFAGDEKLQGLVKRIQDSK, from the coding sequence ATGAAGACACTCACCGGTATCATCACAGCCGTTGCGCTGGCGCTCTCGGCGCCTTTGGCGACCGCACGCGATTTCCGCTCGGCCGACGTCCATCCGGCAGACTATCCGACCGTCGAGGCCGTCAAGTTCATGGGCAAGCAGCTCGCGGCGGCGAGCGGCGGCAAGCTCGGCGTCAAGGTGTTTCCGAACGGTGCCCTGGGCTCCGAAAAGGACACCATCGAGCAACTCAAGATCGGCGCGCTCGATATGATGCGGATCAACGCCTCGCCGCTGAACAATTTCGTGCCCGAGACCATCGCGCTGTGCCTGCCCTTCGTGTTCCGCGACACGCAGCACATGCGCACCGTCCTCGACGGGCCGATCGGCGACGAGATCCTGGCGGCGATGGCGCCCGCCGGCCTGGTCGGCCTTGCCTATTACGACAGCGGCGCCCGCTCCATCTACACCGTCAAGGCACCGGTCAAGTCCCTCGCCGACCTCAAGGGTCTGAAGATCCGCGTCCAGCAATCCGACCTGTGGGTCGGCATGATCCAGAGCCTCGGTGCCAATCCGACGCCGATGCCATATGGCGAAGTCTATACCGCGCTCAAGACCGGGCTTGTCGACGCTGCCGAGAATAACTGGCCCTCCTATGAGTCCTCGCGCCACTTCGAGGCCGCCAAGTTCTACAACATCACCGAGCACTCCCTGGCGCCCGAAGTTCTCGTGATGTCGAAGAAGGTCTGGGACACGCTGAGCAAGGAAGACCAGGCGATGGTCCGCAAGGCAGCCAAGGAATCGGTGCCCGTCATGCGCAAGCTCTGGGACGAGCGTGAGCAGGCCTCGCGCAAGACGGTCGAGGCGGCTGGCGTCCAGGTCGTGACAATCGCCAACAAGCAGGAGTTCGTCGATGCGATGAAGCCGGTGTACCAGAAGTTCGCCGGCGACGAGAAGCTGCAGGGCCTCGTCAAGCGCATCCAGGACTCGAAGTAA
- a CDS encoding TRAP transporter large permease — translation MELMILGATFFGFLVLGVPVAFAIGLSAICTILYEGLPVAVIFQQMMSGMNIFSFLAIPFFVFSGELMLHGGVADKIVQLAKNLVGHIRGGLGMSNVVACTLFGGVSGSPVADVSAMGAVMIPMMKKEGFDTDYAVNVTTHASLVGALMPTSHNMIIYALAAGGKVSIGALIAAGLLPAIVLMVCMLVAAYAVAVKRGYPAGKFPGWAEVFRSLAAALPGLLIVGIILAGILSGVFTATESAAIAVTYTILLTFFIYRTMTWGNFLRAAAKAVKTTGVVLLLIGVSTMFQYLMGLYEVADLAGEMMSKVSTQPWVIFLLINVILFVLGTFMDMAATILICTPIFLPIAMKAGMDPVQFGMLMLINCALGLNTPPVGTTQFVGCAIGGISVGAVMRTILPFYAALIAALMFVTYVPAFSLWLPRLLMGYKG, via the coding sequence ATGGAACTGATGATCCTCGGCGCCACCTTCTTCGGCTTCCTCGTTCTTGGCGTTCCCGTCGCCTTCGCCATCGGCCTCTCGGCGATCTGCACTATTCTCTACGAAGGCCTGCCCGTCGCGGTCATCTTCCAGCAGATGATGTCGGGAATGAACATCTTCTCCTTCCTTGCCATTCCGTTCTTCGTGTTCAGCGGTGAGCTGATGCTGCATGGCGGTGTTGCCGACAAGATCGTGCAACTCGCCAAGAATCTCGTCGGGCACATCCGCGGCGGGCTCGGCATGTCGAACGTGGTCGCCTGCACGCTGTTCGGCGGCGTCTCCGGATCGCCCGTGGCCGACGTGTCCGCCATGGGCGCGGTGATGATCCCGATGATGAAGAAAGAGGGTTTCGACACCGACTACGCCGTCAACGTCACCACCCACGCCTCGCTGGTCGGAGCTTTGATGCCGACCAGCCACAACATGATCATCTATGCCCTGGCCGCCGGCGGCAAGGTCTCGATCGGCGCGCTGATCGCCGCCGGCCTCCTGCCGGCGATCGTGCTGATGGTCTGCATGCTCGTGGCCGCCTACGCTGTCGCGGTGAAGCGCGGCTATCCGGCCGGCAAGTTCCCGGGCTGGGCCGAGGTGTTCCGCTCGCTCGCGGCCGCGCTGCCGGGTCTTCTGATCGTCGGCATCATCTTGGCCGGCATCCTGTCCGGCGTCTTCACGGCAACCGAATCTGCGGCCATCGCGGTCACCTACACGATCCTGCTGACCTTCTTCATCTACCGCACCATGACCTGGGGCAACTTCCTGCGTGCCGCGGCCAAGGCCGTGAAGACGACGGGCGTGGTGCTGCTGCTGATCGGGGTCTCCACCATGTTCCAGTACCTGATGGGACTCTACGAGGTGGCCGACCTGGCCGGCGAGATGATGAGCAAGGTGTCGACGCAACCCTGGGTCATCTTCCTGCTCATCAACGTCATCCTGTTCGTGCTCGGCACGTTCATGGACATGGCGGCGACCATTCTGATCTGCACTCCGATCTTTCTGCCGATCGCGATGAAGGCGGGCATGGACCCGGTGCAGTTCGGCATGCTGATGCTGATCAACTGCGCGCTTGGACTCAACACCCCGCCGGTCGGAACCACGCAGTTCGTGGGCTGCGCCATCGGCGGCATCTCGGTGGGTGCGGTGATGCGCACCATCCTGCCGTTCTATGCCGCGCTGATCGCAGCACTGATGTTCGTGACCTACGTCCCTGCATTCTCGCTGTGGCTGCCTCGCCTGTTGATGGGCTACAAGGGCTAG
- a CDS encoding c-type cytochrome, with protein MLQGALRHGLIGLLLITPALAAPTAEQRGKAFARANCARCHAIDRVSRSPLEGAPPLRTLHRWYPIETLGEALAEGIYTGHADMPAFELSPDQIHDLLSYLKTLQ; from the coding sequence ATGCTGCAAGGCGCCCTGCGTCACGGCCTGATTGGGCTGCTTCTGATTACGCCTGCGCTGGCGGCTCCCACCGCCGAACAGCGCGGCAAGGCCTTTGCGCGGGCCAACTGCGCACGCTGTCACGCGATCGACCGCGTTTCCCGCAGTCCGCTCGAGGGCGCGCCGCCGCTGCGCACCCTGCATCGGTGGTATCCGATCGAGACCCTCGGTGAGGCGCTGGCCGAAGGGATCTACACCGGTCACGCCGACATGCCCGCCTTCGAGCTCAGTCCAGACCAGATCCACGACCTTCTGTCCTACCTGAAGACGCTGCAATAG
- a CDS encoding SDR family NAD(P)-dependent oxidoreductase produces the protein MTDYRKLFDLTGKTAVVLGAASGIGKSSAEALAGLGARVVCADRALDAAEATAAGIRDKGGWAEAAACDAASAADVNALARIVMQKFPRLDIAVTTPGLNIRKIILDYTEEDLDRVLNLNVKGTVWFFQAFGRIMVKQKGGSIIACSSVRAVTIEPGLGVYGSTKAAIGLLVKGFASEVGHAGVRVNAIAPSIAETALTGPFKQRPDIYNLYAGHTVFNRWSSADEVATAVAYLASDAASYVSGSTLFVDGGWTAVDGPPTGLTQLHK, from the coding sequence GTGACGGACTATCGCAAGCTCTTCGATCTCACCGGCAAGACGGCAGTCGTCCTCGGTGCCGCATCCGGCATCGGCAAGTCGTCGGCCGAGGCCCTCGCCGGGTTAGGGGCCCGTGTCGTTTGCGCCGATCGCGCGCTTGACGCTGCGGAAGCGACGGCCGCAGGTATTCGCGACAAGGGCGGCTGGGCGGAGGCAGCAGCGTGCGACGCCGCAAGCGCTGCGGACGTCAACGCGCTCGCCAGAATCGTGATGCAGAAATTTCCGCGGCTCGACATCGCCGTGACGACGCCCGGGCTCAACATCCGCAAGATCATCCTCGACTACACCGAGGAGGATCTCGACCGCGTCCTCAACCTGAACGTCAAAGGCACCGTCTGGTTCTTCCAGGCGTTCGGCCGCATCATGGTCAAGCAGAAGGGCGGCAGCATCATCGCCTGCTCCTCGGTGCGCGCGGTGACCATCGAGCCGGGCCTTGGTGTCTACGGCTCGACCAAGGCCGCCATCGGCCTGCTGGTCAAGGGCTTTGCCTCCGAGGTCGGCCACGCCGGCGTGCGCGTCAACGCGATCGCGCCGAGCATCGCCGAGACCGCGCTGACTGGCCCTTTCAAGCAGCGCCCCGACATCTACAATCTCTACGCCGGCCACACCGTGTTCAACCGCTGGAGCAGCGCCGATGAGGTCGCCACCGCCGTGGCCTATCTCGCCTCGGACGCCGCGAGCTATGTCAGCGGCAGCACTCTGTTCGTCGATGGCGGCTGGACCGCGGTCGACGGCCCGCCGACCGGTCTCACCCAGCTGCACAAATAG
- a CDS encoding cyclase family protein, with the protein MPRKLIDISVPLRNDVTADPPGNHPTIQYIDHQQGLPRMLQFFDGLEAQDLPDGQGWAVEQVSLSTHNGTHLDAPWHFHPTMNRGERSWTIDEVPLEWCFQPGVKLDFRHLPDGYVASADDVENELKRIGHTLSPLEIVVVNTSAGAKFGQAEYVNSGCGMGYAATMYLLERGVRLTGTDGWSWDAPFVYTARKYAETKDAGLIWEGHKAGRHIGYCHLEKLHNLDQLPSTGFTVSCFPVKIERASAGWTRAVAIIDDQA; encoded by the coding sequence ATGCCGCGGAAGCTGATCGATATCTCGGTGCCGCTGCGAAACGACGTGACGGCCGATCCGCCGGGCAACCATCCGACGATCCAGTATATCGATCACCAGCAAGGCCTGCCCCGGATGCTGCAGTTCTTCGATGGTCTCGAGGCGCAGGATCTGCCGGACGGACAGGGCTGGGCCGTCGAACAGGTCTCGCTTTCGACCCATAACGGCACGCATCTCGATGCGCCCTGGCATTTCCATCCGACCATGAACCGCGGCGAGCGGTCATGGACCATCGACGAAGTCCCGCTGGAATGGTGCTTTCAGCCCGGCGTGAAGCTCGACTTCCGGCATCTGCCTGACGGCTATGTGGCGAGCGCCGACGACGTCGAGAACGAACTGAAGCGCATCGGACACACGCTGTCGCCGCTGGAGATCGTCGTCGTCAACACCAGCGCCGGGGCCAAATTCGGCCAAGCCGAATACGTCAATTCCGGCTGCGGCATGGGTTATGCGGCCACCATGTACCTGCTCGAACGCGGCGTTCGCCTGACCGGCACCGACGGCTGGAGCTGGGACGCGCCGTTCGTCTACACCGCGAGGAAATACGCCGAGACAAAGGATGCCGGCCTGATCTGGGAAGGCCACAAGGCCGGACGGCACATCGGCTATTGCCATCTCGAGAAGCTGCACAATCTCGATCAACTGCCCTCGACCGGGTTCACGGTCTCATGCTTCCCGGTGAAGATCGAACGCGCCTCCGCGGGCTGGACCCGCGCGGTCGCCATTATCGACGATCAGGCCTGA
- a CDS encoding Crp/Fnr family transcriptional regulator has protein sequence MPQDKTGDPRQSAGNKLSVLRKHPIFADLEPEALDQLCRYAKHTTVKRGATIAAKGDPGNNLFAVISGTVKISSSSPDGRNAILNLIGPGEIFGEIAVLDGAPRSADATANTNCELYIIDRRDFLPFVKSQPALAMKFIELLCARLRWTSQQVEQVILQNLPGRLASALLGLTEERKFDSGSGTLAITQQEISEMVGMTRESINKQLRAWAGRNWVRLEHGAIVVLDTDALRELAESGLNGE, from the coding sequence GTGCCTCAGGACAAGACCGGCGACCCCCGACAGTCGGCGGGCAACAAACTATCGGTCCTGCGCAAGCACCCGATCTTCGCGGATCTGGAGCCGGAGGCTCTCGATCAACTCTGCCGCTACGCCAAGCACACCACCGTGAAGCGCGGAGCGACGATCGCCGCCAAGGGCGATCCAGGCAACAATCTGTTCGCGGTGATCTCGGGGACCGTGAAGATCTCCTCCTCGTCGCCAGATGGGCGGAACGCCATTCTCAATCTGATCGGTCCCGGGGAAATCTTCGGCGAGATCGCGGTGCTCGACGGCGCGCCCAGGTCCGCCGACGCCACCGCCAACACCAATTGCGAGCTCTATATCATCGACCGCCGGGACTTCCTGCCGTTCGTGAAAAGCCAGCCGGCTCTGGCGATGAAGTTCATCGAGCTGCTCTGTGCGCGGCTGCGCTGGACCAGCCAGCAGGTCGAGCAGGTCATTCTCCAGAACCTGCCGGGGCGGCTCGCCAGCGCGCTGCTCGGTCTCACGGAGGAGCGCAAGTTCGACTCCGGCAGCGGCACACTGGCCATCACGCAGCAGGAGATCAGCGAGATGGTGGGAATGACGCGCGAGAGCATCAACAAGCAATTGCGCGCATGGGCCGGCCGCAACTGGGTTCGCCTCGAGCACGGCGCCATCGTCGTGCTGGATACGGATGCGCTGCGCGAACTCGCCGAGAGCGGCCTCAACGGCGAGTGA
- a CDS encoding ABC transporter ATP-binding protein: MDASQDQFAIRVRDLVVGFGRQIVLDHLSLDVRRGEILGLVGASGGGKSVLMRTIIGLIPRQGGAIEVMGQPTGGHGRGAATTWGILFQQGALFSSLTVRQNVQFPLRENLVLSQELMDEIAIAKLEMVGLRAQDADKYPAELSGGMTKRVALARALALDPPILFLDEPTSGLDPIAAGDFDALIKTLQKTLGLTVFMVTHDLASLTTVCDRVAALADGKIVAIGPMRELLQSEHPWVRAYFHGKRSQMLQHEMR; the protein is encoded by the coding sequence ATGGATGCATCGCAAGACCAGTTCGCGATCCGCGTTCGCGACCTCGTGGTCGGCTTCGGCCGCCAGATCGTGCTCGACCATCTGTCGCTCGACGTCCGCCGGGGCGAGATCCTGGGGCTGGTGGGGGCGTCCGGCGGCGGCAAATCGGTGCTGATGCGGACCATCATTGGCCTCATTCCGCGCCAGGGCGGGGCCATCGAAGTCATGGGACAACCCACCGGTGGTCACGGCCGCGGCGCAGCCACGACATGGGGCATCCTGTTTCAGCAGGGCGCGCTGTTCTCCTCGCTGACGGTCCGCCAGAACGTCCAGTTTCCCTTGCGTGAAAATCTCGTCCTGTCGCAGGAGCTGATGGACGAGATTGCGATCGCCAAGCTCGAAATGGTGGGCTTGCGCGCCCAGGACGCGGACAAATATCCGGCGGAGCTGTCCGGCGGCATGACCAAGCGCGTGGCACTGGCGCGCGCGCTCGCGCTCGATCCGCCGATCCTGTTCCTCGATGAGCCGACATCCGGCCTCGATCCGATCGCCGCGGGCGATTTCGACGCGCTGATCAAGACGCTGCAGAAGACGCTGGGGCTGACCGTGTTCATGGTCACTCACGACCTTGCGAGCCTGACCACGGTCTGCGACCGCGTCGCCGCGCTCGCCGACGGCAAGATCGTGGCGATCGGCCCGATGCGCGAATTGCTGCAATCCGAGCATCCCTGGGTGCGCGCCTATTTCCACGGCAAGCGCTCGCAGATGCTGCAACACGAGATGAGATGA
- a CDS encoding ABC-type transport auxiliary lipoprotein family protein: protein METRAPYVLIGSFVLAAILAVFGFVYWLNNTGGIGPRTNYHVQFQGPVPGLLVGAGVLFNGIRVGEVTQLGLAPDNPRFVNATISVATATPVRSDTKVGLEFQGLTGVPVVTLEGGVIMAKSGEPLTLIAEAGAGQSMTQAARDALRRVDTVLEDNSGPLKDTIANLKTFSDGLARNTGKIDGILAGLEKMTGGGTPAQKVTYDLHSPQNLGPAGKTLMASLAIPEPSAVAMLQTQRMLFAPAGDRPGFADFLWSDSIPKLFQARLIDSFENYDIAHAPLRTSDLGQADYQLLIDIRRFRIATEGEPRVEIGVSARIVDKNGKVVASRLVETSEKLDKVEPAASVAAFDAAFARIAKELIGWTVQAV, encoded by the coding sequence ATGGAAACCCGCGCTCCCTACGTGCTGATCGGCAGTTTCGTGCTGGCCGCGATCCTCGCGGTGTTCGGCTTCGTCTATTGGCTGAACAACACCGGCGGCATCGGGCCGCGCACGAACTACCACGTGCAATTCCAGGGGCCGGTCCCGGGACTTCTGGTCGGCGCCGGCGTGCTGTTCAATGGTATTCGTGTCGGGGAGGTGACCCAGCTCGGGCTCGCGCCTGACAACCCGCGCTTCGTCAACGCGACGATCTCGGTTGCCACCGCCACTCCGGTGCGTTCCGACACCAAGGTCGGTCTCGAATTCCAGGGTCTGACCGGCGTGCCGGTGGTGACGCTGGAAGGCGGTGTGATCATGGCCAAGTCCGGCGAGCCCCTGACCCTGATCGCCGAGGCCGGCGCCGGTCAAAGCATGACCCAGGCCGCGCGCGATGCCCTGCGGCGGGTCGACACCGTCCTCGAGGACAATTCCGGTCCGCTGAAGGACACGATAGCCAATCTGAAGACGTTCTCCGATGGGCTGGCGCGCAACACCGGCAAGATCGACGGCATTCTGGCGGGCCTGGAGAAGATGACCGGCGGCGGTACGCCTGCGCAGAAGGTCACCTACGACCTGCACTCGCCGCAGAACCTCGGTCCGGCCGGCAAGACGCTCATGGCGTCGCTGGCCATTCCCGAGCCGAGCGCGGTCGCAATGCTGCAGACCCAGCGCATGCTGTTCGCGCCCGCCGGGGACAGACCGGGCTTTGCGGACTTCCTCTGGTCCGACAGCATTCCGAAATTGTTCCAGGCGCGCCTGATCGACAGCTTCGAGAATTACGACATCGCTCACGCCCCGCTGCGCACGTCCGACCTCGGCCAGGCGGATTATCAGCTCCTGATCGACATTCGGCGCTTTCGGATTGCCACGGAGGGTGAGCCACGGGTCGAGATCGGAGTGTCGGCGCGGATCGTCGACAAGAACGGCAAGGTGGTCGCCTCGCGCCTGGTCGAGACCAGCGAAAAGCTCGACAAGGTCGAGCCGGCCGCCTCAGTCGCCGCCTTCGACGCGGCCTTTGCCCGCATCGCCAAGGAGCTGATCGGGTGGACCGTGCAGGCGGTGTGA